One genomic region from Ornithinimicrobium flavum encodes:
- a CDS encoding inositol-3-phosphate synthase: protein MSSIRVALVGVGNCASSLVQGVEYYRDADPSTTVPGLMHVQFGRYHVRDVEFVAAFDVDAKKVGTDLAEAIDAGENNTIRIADVPRTGVTVQRGPTLDGLGKYYSLTIEESDAEPVDVVQALKDARVDVLVSYLPVGSEEADKFYAQCAIDAGVAFVNALPVFIASDPEWAARFAAAGVPIIGDDIKSQVGATITHRVLAKLFEDRGVALDRTYQLNVGGNMDFKNMLERERLESKKVSKTQAVTSNVSQDLAARDVHIGPSDYVQWLDDRKWAYVRLEGRSFGDVPLNLEYKLEVWDSPNSAGIIIDAIRAAKIALDRGLGGPVESASAYLMKSPPVQMPDELGRAAVEEFIAG, encoded by the coding sequence ATGAGTTCGATCCGGGTCGCCCTCGTGGGTGTCGGGAACTGTGCCAGCTCGCTCGTGCAGGGCGTGGAGTACTACCGGGACGCCGACCCCTCGACCACCGTGCCGGGGCTCATGCACGTGCAGTTCGGCCGCTACCACGTGCGGGACGTCGAGTTCGTCGCCGCCTTCGACGTCGACGCCAAGAAGGTCGGGACCGACCTGGCCGAGGCGATCGACGCCGGGGAGAACAACACGATCCGCATCGCCGACGTGCCCCGGACCGGGGTCACGGTGCAGCGCGGGCCGACCCTGGACGGGCTGGGCAAGTACTACAGCCTGACGATCGAGGAGTCCGACGCCGAGCCGGTCGACGTCGTCCAGGCCCTCAAGGACGCCCGGGTCGACGTGCTGGTGTCCTACCTGCCGGTGGGCAGCGAGGAGGCGGACAAGTTCTACGCCCAGTGCGCCATCGACGCCGGGGTCGCCTTCGTCAACGCGCTGCCGGTCTTCATCGCCTCCGACCCCGAGTGGGCCGCGAGGTTCGCGGCGGCGGGCGTGCCGATCATCGGGGACGACATCAAGAGCCAGGTCGGCGCCACCATCACCCACCGCGTCCTGGCCAAGCTGTTCGAGGACCGCGGGGTCGCGCTGGACCGGACCTACCAGCTCAACGTGGGCGGCAACATGGACTTCAAGAACATGCTGGAGCGCGAGCGCCTGGAGTCCAAGAAGGTCTCCAAGACCCAGGCGGTGACCTCCAACGTGTCCCAGGACCTCGCCGCCCGCGACGTGCACATCGGCCCCTCCGACTACGTCCAGTGGCTGGACGACCGCAAGTGGGCCTACGTGCGCCTGGAGGGCCGTTCCTTCGGCGACGTCCCGCTCAACCTCGAGTACAAGCTGGAGGTCTGGGACTCCCCGAACTCCGCGGGCATCATCATCGACGCCATCCGCGCCGCCAAGATCGCCCTGGACCGCGGTCTCGGAGGCCCGGTGGAGAGCGCCTCGGCCTACCTGATGAAGTCCCCGCCGGTGCAGATGCCCGACGAGCTGGGCCGCGCCGCGGTCGAGGAGTTCATCGCCGGCTGA
- a CDS encoding NUDIX hydrolase, whose product MTTTSPRQQPPARRLPSVSETSAGGVVIDVHEGRARIAIIARRNRSGRVEWCLPKGHVEPGETLVQTAEREVAEETGIEGRVLITLGTIEYWFTTPSHRIHKMVHHYLLEATGGELTIENDPDQEAIDAIWVPLDEVHRKLTFPNERRIAREAWQRLTRSA is encoded by the coding sequence ATGACCACGACATCTCCGCGCCAGCAGCCGCCGGCGCGCCGACTGCCGTCGGTCAGCGAGACCTCGGCCGGCGGGGTGGTCATCGACGTGCACGAGGGGCGGGCGCGGATCGCGATCATCGCGCGGCGCAACCGGTCGGGCCGCGTGGAGTGGTGCCTGCCCAAGGGGCACGTGGAGCCGGGCGAGACCCTGGTGCAGACCGCGGAGCGCGAGGTGGCGGAGGAGACGGGCATCGAGGGGCGGGTGCTCATCACCCTGGGGACGATCGAGTACTGGTTCACCACCCCCTCCCACCGGATCCACAAGATGGTCCACCACTACCTGCTCGAGGCCACCGGGGGCGAGCTCACCATCGAGAACGACCCCGACCAGGAGGCGATCGACGCGATCTGGGTGCCCCTGGACGAGGTGCACCGCAAGCTCACCTTCCCCAACGAGCGTCGCATCGCCCGCGAGGCGTGGCAGCGGCTCACCCGGAGCGCCTGA
- a CDS encoding type IV toxin-antitoxin system AbiEi family antitoxin domain-containing protein, with protein sequence MRPELEDFLVTRHHVLTTAEAERLGFSREVLRGLVRRKVLVRVARGAYVQASVLAALPTPTARHLLRARAVLRTRPEQWAASHVTAAVVWGLPVLHTALDRIHLTHTEAVGSARRYGEVTVHTCPGPGLITSRDGMSTVSPEAAVIGTGLLGSVTSGVMAADAALRKELITPRSLRETLDSYRRVPGVAAARTVVDLADGRSESPGESWLRLILRDLGFHAVPQFVVRAGRQVVARVDFYLPELGVVLEFDGMLKYKAEPGAAPGAVSQVVIAERARERRIRGLGYGVGRVVWGELRHPAAVRREIEDASATARLDLIAARSNGAPDLAVAGG encoded by the coding sequence ATGCGACCGGAGCTGGAGGACTTCCTCGTCACCCGCCACCACGTCCTGACGACCGCGGAGGCCGAACGGCTCGGCTTCTCCCGCGAGGTCCTCCGCGGGCTCGTGCGCAGGAAGGTCCTCGTGCGGGTCGCGCGCGGTGCCTACGTCCAGGCGAGCGTGCTCGCGGCCCTCCCGACGCCGACGGCCCGCCACTTGCTCCGGGCCCGGGCCGTGCTGCGGACTCGCCCTGAGCAGTGGGCCGCAAGTCACGTGACTGCGGCCGTCGTGTGGGGGCTGCCCGTGCTGCACACCGCCCTGGACCGGATCCACCTGACGCACACCGAGGCCGTGGGGAGCGCCCGACGCTACGGGGAGGTCACCGTCCACACGTGCCCGGGGCCCGGGCTCATCACCTCCCGCGACGGGATGAGCACCGTGTCACCCGAGGCGGCGGTCATCGGCACCGGTCTGCTCGGGTCCGTGACCTCCGGGGTGATGGCTGCCGACGCGGCCCTGCGGAAGGAGCTCATCACCCCCAGGTCGCTGCGGGAGACCCTCGACTCCTATCGCCGGGTGCCCGGGGTGGCTGCGGCGCGCACGGTCGTGGACCTGGCGGACGGCCGGTCGGAGTCACCGGGTGAGTCATGGCTCCGGCTCATCCTCCGGGACCTGGGCTTCCACGCCGTCCCGCAGTTCGTCGTGCGTGCGGGGCGGCAGGTGGTGGCGCGGGTCGACTTCTACCTGCCGGAGCTGGGTGTGGTGCTGGAGTTCGACGGCATGCTCAAGTACAAGGCCGAGCCTGGGGCTGCACCCGGGGCCGTGTCGCAGGTGGTCATCGCCGAGCGCGCCCGCGAGCGACGCATCCGCGGACTGGGGTATGGCGTGGGCCGGGTGGTCTGGGGGGAGCTCCGCCACCCGGCCGCCGTCCGCCGGGAGATCGAGGACGCGAGCGCCACCGCGCGCCTCGACCTCATCGCGGCACGCTCGAACGGCGCACCGGACCTGGCGGTGGCAGGGGGCTGA
- a CDS encoding SGNH hydrolase domain-containing protein: MPPSVDLVVRRSGQAGDYRQCTEWQAGLGPALEQEDPDVVLLSSASYSTTGAEAMAAGLRARVEWIDDELGALPVLVRDVPRAPFDVPACLSDHPDDVPACAFPRAEGLASSGTGHDALAAQLRSLPVIDLTDAVCPARTCSPIVGGVVVWRDSNHLSATYVRSLRGVVEQELLPLVRAADLRERARGGLDRGGALGS; encoded by the coding sequence GTGCCGCCGAGCGTGGACCTCGTCGTGCGCCGCAGCGGGCAGGCGGGGGACTACCGCCAGTGCACCGAGTGGCAGGCCGGTCTGGGCCCCGCCCTGGAGCAGGAGGACCCGGACGTCGTCCTGCTCTCCAGCGCGTCCTACTCGACGACCGGTGCCGAGGCCATGGCCGCCGGCCTGCGGGCGCGCGTGGAGTGGATCGACGACGAGCTGGGCGCCCTCCCGGTGCTCGTGCGCGACGTGCCCCGGGCCCCCTTCGACGTGCCCGCCTGCCTGAGCGACCACCCCGACGACGTCCCGGCCTGCGCCTTCCCGCGCGCAGAGGGCCTGGCCAGCTCGGGCACGGGCCACGACGCCCTCGCCGCCCAGCTGCGCTCCCTGCCGGTCATCGACCTCACCGACGCCGTCTGCCCCGCGCGCACCTGCAGCCCGATCGTCGGAGGCGTCGTCGTCTGGCGCGACAGCAACCACCTCTCGGCCACCTACGTCCGCTCCCTGCGGGGCGTCGTCGAGCAGGAGCTGCTGCCCCTGGTGCGCGCCGCCGACCTGCGCGAGCGGGCCCGCGGTGGCCTGGACCGGGGTGGAGCGCTGGGCAGCTGA
- a CDS encoding acyltransferase family protein codes for MSGPHTPEAAQPTPSESEPLLTRSRHRALQAARHALRVPPVPRDFRADIEGMRALAVLGVLLWHAGVRFLPGGFTGVDVFFVVSGFLMTSLLLEEARARGRIDLGRFYARRARRLLPAALAALVGTALLTVAFLPRSRWAETGADLVASATYLVNWRMAWRSVDYLDIERAPSPVQHYWSLAVEEQFYVVWPILLLLVWSSPPGAPGSHPAGLVAHPHPVPAVARGVLGVDPAGPVRLLRHADPDPRAHARVLVALGRGPGRGCHGRSRRWSVGGPRYVLAASSSSRPGRSSPGVWALLPTVGTALVWWPCVRRQLGTAARAADPGPAVGRPPVLQPLPVALAVHRGGRPPRGRGAGRAGHAPGAVGAAGRDRLGGAGWLSFRYVEDPVRRHGRVLAGSSPAQVVTWRTLRLGLNLTLVGTLVGVVLLTAAPSSVTRETAQWRTPEVVDELREPLGAGTLAAGQDENEGLDEGGVDGVDGRDGGGGGTVTDGATDGAATEGPGGGGPGRTTGGDHRPGRRCGDHDGGARRPRRAGAGGGRGLGRPG; via the coding sequence GTGAGCGGACCGCATACCCCGGAGGCGGCGCAGCCGACCCCCTCCGAGAGCGAGCCGCTGCTCACCCGCAGCCGGCACCGGGCCCTGCAGGCGGCCCGGCACGCGCTGCGCGTGCCCCCGGTGCCGCGGGACTTCCGCGCCGACATCGAGGGGATGCGCGCCCTCGCGGTCCTAGGCGTGCTGCTCTGGCACGCGGGGGTGCGCTTCCTGCCCGGCGGTTTCACCGGGGTGGACGTCTTCTTCGTCGTCAGCGGCTTCCTCATGACCTCCCTGCTGCTCGAGGAGGCGCGCGCCCGGGGCCGGATCGACCTGGGCCGCTTCTACGCCCGCCGCGCCAGACGCCTGCTGCCGGCGGCGCTCGCCGCCCTCGTGGGCACGGCCCTGCTCACCGTCGCCTTCCTGCCGCGCTCGCGGTGGGCCGAGACCGGCGCCGACCTCGTCGCGTCCGCGACCTACCTCGTCAACTGGCGGATGGCCTGGCGCTCGGTCGACTACCTCGACATCGAGCGCGCGCCCAGCCCGGTGCAGCACTACTGGTCGTTGGCGGTCGAGGAGCAGTTCTACGTGGTGTGGCCGATCCTGCTGCTCCTCGTCTGGTCGTCGCCGCCGGGCGCGCCCGGGTCTCACCCGGCTGGTCTGGTCGCTCACCCTCACCCTGTTCCTGCTGTCGCTCGTGGTGTCCTGGGCGTGGACCCGGCAGGACCCGTCCGCCTACTTCGTCACGCCGACCCGGATCCACGAGCTCATGCTCGGGTCCTGGTCGCGCTCGGGCGTGGGCCTGGCCGCGGCTGCCACGGGCGGTCGCGGCGCTGGTCGGTGGGTGGGCCTCGGTATGTGCTCGCCGCCTCGTCGTCATCACGCCCCGGACGCTCTTCTCCCGGGGTCTGGGCCCTGCTGCCCACCGTGGGGACCGCGCTGGTCTGGTGGCCGTGCGTCCGCCGGCAGCTGGGGACCGCTGCTCGTGCTGCGGACCCGGGTCCTGCAGTGGGTCGGCCGCCTGTCCTACAGCCTCTACCTGTGGCACTGGCCGTTCATCGCGGTGGCCGCCCACCTCGCGGGCGTGGGGCGGGGCGGGCCGGACACGCTCCCGGTGCAGTGGGGGCTGCTGGCCGTGATCGTCTCGGTGGTGCCGGGTGGCTGTCCTTCCGCTATGTCGAGGACCCGGTGCGCCGGCACGGGCGTGTCCTCGCCGGCAGCTCCCCCGCCCAGGTCGTCACCTGGCGCACGCTGCGGCTGGGCCTCAACCTCACGCTGGTCGGCACGCTCGTGGGCGTGGTCCTGCTCACCGCGGCGCCCTCGTCGGTCACGCGGGAGACCGCGCAGTGGCGGACGCCGGAGGTGGTGGACGAGCTGCGCGAGCCCCTGGGGGCGGGGACCCTCGCCGCGGGGCAGGACGAGAACGAGGGGCTCGACGAGGGTGGGGTCGATGGGGTCGACGGGCGTGACGGGGGCGGCGGCGGCACGGTCACGGACGGCGCCACGGACGGCGCGGCCACCGAGGGCCCGGGGGGCGGGGGGCCCGGGCGGACGACGGGAGGTGACCACCGCCCCGGGCGACGATGCGGCGACCACGACGGCGGCGCCCGCCGACCCCGGAGAGCTGGCGCTGGCGGGGGCCGGGGGCTCGGCCGCCCTGGGTGA
- a CDS encoding glycosyltransferase 87 family protein, whose product MPPPPRRRDVPWVVPSWSDPVARAATGLLGGPTGRYAVVGGRGLAGVAAVVVLLGTLNLALGVWTKGHCLMKGWTAPDHFWRACYSDLPVVHVSSTLAERVLPWAADAPSTQPPLSGLVMWVLALVSPEVGPGVAAQQWILGLWAVVCVGLLAAGVLAVVAMQPRRPWQAAHLALSPALTLLVLVSTDLLGVTLMLLALWAWRRDRPWGSGLLLGLALLVRPFPLLVLVAILVVAWRERRVLPAVQTAVGTALGALAVLVPLATVEPRALTPLQQWWGQGAGFGALQVVPQLLGTPLLPGVPVWIAVTGWLLAIGLGVWLGTRPGRAVGVVPLTAVMLLVVALTATSLSVQSGLWVLPLLALSARPWWEHLVWALAEAVHFLSTWLHLAFSSDPGRGLPPETYALVIVLRAAAWTWILWRIWEEDPAPRRRRAGAHRGGAIADGDHGAHGAQTDRPAGAGGAQATDLEPVGHPRAGSSRLEDDEPARG is encoded by the coding sequence ATGCCCCCACCCCCACGTCGTCGGGACGTGCCCTGGGTCGTGCCCTCGTGGAGCGACCCGGTCGCACGGGCGGCCACCGGGCTGCTCGGCGGGCCGACGGGCCGGTATGCCGTGGTCGGCGGCCGTGGGCTCGCCGGCGTCGCCGCGGTCGTGGTGCTGCTCGGCACGCTGAACCTCGCGCTCGGCGTCTGGACCAAGGGCCACTGCCTGATGAAGGGCTGGACCGCACCCGACCACTTCTGGCGGGCGTGCTACTCCGACCTGCCGGTCGTGCACGTCAGCTCCACGCTCGCGGAGCGGGTGCTGCCCTGGGCGGCCGACGCCCCGAGCACCCAGCCGCCGCTGTCGGGGCTGGTCATGTGGGTGCTGGCCCTCGTGTCCCCCGAGGTCGGCCCGGGCGTGGCGGCGCAGCAGTGGATCCTCGGGCTGTGGGCGGTGGTGTGCGTCGGGCTCCTCGCGGCGGGCGTCCTCGCCGTCGTGGCGATGCAGCCCCGGCGGCCCTGGCAGGCGGCGCACCTGGCGCTGAGCCCCGCGCTGACGCTGCTGGTCCTGGTCTCGACCGACCTGCTCGGCGTGACCCTGATGCTCCTGGCGCTGTGGGCGTGGCGGCGGGACCGGCCGTGGGGAAGCGGGCTGCTGCTGGGGCTGGCGCTCCTGGTCCGGCCCTTCCCGCTGCTCGTGCTCGTCGCGATCCTGGTGGTGGCATGGCGCGAGCGCCGGGTGCTGCCGGCGGTGCAGACGGCCGTGGGGACGGCGCTCGGGGCGCTGGCGGTGCTCGTGCCCCTGGCCACCGTCGAGCCGCGCGCGCTGACGCCCCTGCAGCAGTGGTGGGGCCAGGGGGCGGGGTTCGGGGCGCTGCAGGTCGTCCCGCAGCTTCTGGGCACCCCGCTGCTGCCCGGTGTGCCGGTGTGGATCGCGGTGACGGGCTGGCTGCTCGCGATCGGCCTGGGGGTGTGGCTGGGCACCCGGCCGGGACGTGCGGTGGGGGTCGTGCCGCTGACCGCGGTGATGCTGCTCGTCGTGGCGCTCACCGCGACCTCGCTGTCCGTGCAGTCCGGGCTGTGGGTGCTGCCCCTGCTGGCCCTGTCCGCTCGGCCGTGGTGGGAGCACCTCGTCTGGGCTCTCGCCGAGGCCGTGCACTTCCTGTCCACCTGGCTCCACCTGGCCTTCAGCAGCGACCCCGGCCGGGGGCTGCCGCCGGAGACCTACGCGCTCGTGATCGTGCTGCGCGCCGCCGCCTGGACCTGGATCCTCTGGCGGATCTGGGAGGAGGACCCGGCCCCCCGCAGGCGGCGGGCGGGGGCGCACCGGGGCGGCGCGATAGCGGATGGGGACCATGGGGCACATGGGGCACAGACAGACAGGCCGGCGGGCGCCGGTGGGGCGCAGGCCACCGACCTTGAGCCTGTTGGTCATCCTCGAGCCGGTTCGAGTCGGCTCGAGGATGACGAACCGGCTCGGGGCTGA
- a CDS encoding transglycosylase domain-containing protein has protein sequence MSPSRSSTATTRRDHRRAGRRRRGSGLRRALVWLVGLGLLALLVAIGVFAWAYQRTDIPEPNDFAEAQSSILYYADGETELARFTGGYDRELVPLSEVPDHVQKAVLAAEDRTFYENEGVSITGTARGAWRTLTGDGLQAGSTITQQYVKNYYLTPDQTLQRKFTELIIAVKIDNELSKDEILQNYLNTIYFGRGAYGVQTASQAYFGKDVSELDVEEGAFLAAVTNAPSMFDPDYADGNQERAEQRVAYVLDGMVEEGWLEASEREGMTFPEVGTTPPSTAVQGVDGYIAQQARDQLVELLAVDDQTIDGGGLRVVTTIEEQHQDAAVAAVEAYRPAGAGTDDITVALTSVRPGDGAITAMYGGDDYQETQLNSVTDARVQAGSLFKPITLAAAVADGVDTLQPYEGPSPMTFGDEEDVQVANFRDISFGSLDLRTALAESVNTIYVQLNAQIGPEKTVEAAVDLGIPEDTPGLQTDLTNVLGTASPTLLEMTNAYATLAAEGQRATPYLIQEVSTAAGEVTYTAEPETEPGVERDVAVDVTDAMTFTMTVGSGLAAGDVGRPTAAKSGTSERNVSAWFDGFAPQLAAGVVMYKGDGTEPMQDLAGVDQITGGTFPAQVWGEFMRLALEGEEVIPFPERVGNGGPTDTEPTTSEPEVEPTTEAPEPTTEQPTTEDPTETTTDEPTETTEEPTTPEPTTPEPTTPEPTTPEPTTPEPTDPGGGDPPGNPDPPGNPEPPGDGTAPAPTG, from the coding sequence GTGAGCCCGTCCCGCAGCAGCACCGCCACCACCCGCCGCGACCACCGTCGGGCCGGCCGTCGACGCCGCGGCTCCGGCCTGCGGCGCGCCCTCGTCTGGCTGGTGGGGCTCGGCCTGCTGGCGCTCCTTGTCGCCATCGGCGTCTTCGCGTGGGCCTACCAGCGCACCGACATCCCCGAGCCCAACGATTTCGCCGAGGCGCAGAGCTCGATCCTCTACTACGCCGACGGGGAGACCGAGCTGGCCCGCTTCACCGGCGGCTACGACCGCGAGCTGGTGCCGCTGTCGGAGGTGCCCGACCACGTGCAGAAGGCGGTGCTGGCCGCCGAGGACCGCACCTTCTACGAGAACGAGGGCGTCTCGATCACCGGCACGGCCCGCGGCGCCTGGCGCACCCTCACGGGAGACGGCCTGCAGGCGGGATCGACGATCACCCAGCAGTACGTCAAGAACTACTACCTCACCCCGGACCAGACCCTGCAGCGCAAGTTCACCGAGCTCATCATCGCGGTCAAGATCGACAACGAGCTGAGCAAGGACGAGATCCTCCAGAACTACCTCAACACCATCTACTTCGGCCGCGGCGCCTACGGCGTCCAGACCGCCAGCCAGGCCTACTTCGGCAAGGACGTGTCCGAGCTGGACGTCGAGGAGGGGGCCTTCCTCGCCGCCGTGACCAACGCGCCGTCGATGTTCGACCCCGACTACGCGGACGGCAACCAGGAGCGCGCCGAGCAGCGGGTCGCCTACGTCCTGGACGGGATGGTCGAGGAGGGCTGGCTGGAGGCCTCGGAGCGGGAGGGTATGACGTTCCCCGAGGTGGGGACCACCCCGCCGTCGACGGCGGTCCAGGGGGTCGACGGGTACATCGCCCAGCAGGCCCGCGACCAGCTCGTCGAGCTGCTGGCGGTCGACGACCAGACGATCGACGGGGGTGGCCTGCGGGTCGTCACCACGATCGAGGAGCAGCACCAGGACGCCGCCGTCGCGGCGGTGGAGGCCTACCGGCCCGCCGGCGCGGGCACCGACGACATCACGGTCGCGCTGACCTCCGTCCGCCCCGGCGACGGGGCGATCACGGCCATGTACGGCGGCGACGACTACCAGGAGACCCAGCTCAACTCGGTCACCGACGCCCGGGTGCAGGCCGGGTCGCTCTTCAAGCCGATCACGCTGGCCGCGGCGGTGGCGGACGGCGTCGACACGCTCCAGCCCTACGAGGGGCCCAGCCCGATGACCTTCGGGGACGAGGAGGACGTCCAGGTCGCCAACTTCCGCGACATCTCCTTCGGCAGCCTCGACCTGCGCACCGCCCTGGCGGAGTCGGTCAACACGATCTACGTCCAGCTCAACGCGCAGATCGGCCCGGAGAAGACGGTCGAGGCCGCCGTGGACCTCGGGATCCCGGAGGACACCCCCGGCCTGCAGACCGACCTGACCAACGTGCTGGGCACCGCCTCCCCCACCCTGCTGGAGATGACCAACGCCTACGCCACCCTGGCCGCGGAGGGGCAGCGCGCCACGCCCTACCTGATCCAGGAGGTCAGCACGGCCGCCGGGGAGGTCACCTACACCGCCGAGCCGGAGACCGAGCCCGGCGTCGAGCGGGACGTCGCCGTCGACGTCACCGACGCCATGACCTTCACGATGACCGTCGGGTCCGGCCTGGCGGCCGGCGACGTGGGGCGACCCACGGCGGCCAAGTCCGGCACGAGCGAGCGCAACGTCTCGGCCTGGTTCGACGGCTTCGCGCCGCAGCTGGCCGCCGGGGTGGTGATGTACAAGGGCGACGGCACCGAGCCCATGCAGGACCTCGCCGGGGTCGACCAGATCACCGGAGGCACCTTCCCCGCGCAGGTGTGGGGCGAGTTCATGCGCCTGGCGCTGGAGGGTGAGGAGGTCATCCCGTTCCCGGAGCGGGTCGGCAACGGCGGCCCGACGGACACCGAGCCCACGACCTCGGAGCCGGAGGTCGAGCCGACGACGGAGGCCCCGGAGCCGACGACCGAGCAGCCGACCACAGAGGACCCGACGGAGACGACCACGGACGAGCCCACGGAGACCACCGAGGAGCCGACCACCCCGGAGCCGACGACCCCCGAGCCCACCACCCCGGAGCCCACCACCCCGGAGCCGACGACGCCGGAGCCCACCGACCCCGGGGGCGGCGACCCGCCGGGCAACCCCGACCCCCCGGGCAACCCCGAACCCCCGGGGGACGGCACGGCCCCGGCGCCGACCGGCTGA
- a CDS encoding CCA tRNA nucleotidyltransferase: MSTPTDAQSTDGALLLRALRQLTPSLALLTEIGERFAAAGHEVALVGGPVRDAFLGRASTDLDFTTSATPDQIEEVLVGWADTTWDVGRAFGTIGARRGEHHLEITTYRADAYDADSRKPVVALGDNLEDDLVRRDFTVNAMALRLPDLTFVDPHDGLADLAARALRTPHTPEISFSDDPLRMMRAARFAAQLGLAPAPEVLEAMTGMSSRLAIVSAERVRDELVKLLLSPDPRAGLEVMVDTGLADQVLPELPALRLEIDEHHRHKDVYQHSLTVLEQAIALEDPPAAEDGAADEDAVPGPDLVLRLAALLHDIGKPATRRFEPGGGVSFHHHEVVGAKLTRRRLRELRFDKDTVKAVSRLVELHLRFHGYGTGEWTDSAVRRYVTDAGPLLGRLHRLTRADSTTRNRRKAARLSASYDHLEERIARLRSEEELRALRPELDGNEIGQILGIAPGPVLGRAYKHLLAVRLDQGPLGPEGAREELLRWWAEQPESGDG, translated from the coding sequence ATGTCCACGCCCACCGACGCCCAGTCCACCGACGGCGCGCTGCTGCTGCGCGCGCTGCGTCAGCTCACCCCGTCCCTGGCGCTGCTCACCGAGATCGGGGAGCGCTTCGCCGCCGCCGGGCACGAGGTCGCGCTCGTCGGCGGGCCGGTGCGCGACGCCTTCCTGGGGCGGGCCTCCACCGACCTCGACTTCACCACCTCGGCCACGCCCGACCAGATCGAGGAGGTCCTGGTCGGCTGGGCCGACACCACCTGGGACGTCGGCCGCGCCTTCGGCACCATCGGCGCCCGCCGGGGCGAGCACCACCTGGAGATCACGACCTACCGCGCCGACGCCTACGACGCCGACTCCCGCAAGCCGGTGGTCGCCCTCGGGGACAACCTCGAGGACGACCTGGTACGCCGGGACTTCACGGTCAACGCGATGGCGCTGCGGCTGCCCGACCTCACCTTCGTCGACCCCCACGACGGGCTGGCCGACCTCGCCGCCCGCGCCCTGCGGACGCCGCACACCCCCGAGATCTCCTTCAGCGACGACCCCCTGCGGATGATGCGGGCCGCGCGCTTCGCCGCCCAGCTGGGCCTGGCCCCGGCGCCGGAGGTGCTCGAGGCGATGACGGGTATGTCGTCCCGCCTGGCGATCGTGTCCGCCGAGCGGGTGCGGGACGAGCTGGTCAAACTGCTGCTGTCCCCCGATCCGCGGGCCGGGCTGGAGGTCATGGTCGACACCGGGCTGGCCGACCAGGTGCTGCCCGAGCTGCCCGCCCTGCGCCTGGAGATCGACGAGCACCACCGGCACAAGGACGTCTACCAGCACAGCCTCACCGTGCTGGAGCAGGCGATCGCGCTCGAGGACCCGCCGGCGGCCGAGGACGGTGCCGCCGACGAGGACGCCGTCCCCGGCCCCGACCTGGTGCTGCGCCTGGCCGCCCTGCTGCACGACATCGGCAAGCCCGCCACGCGCCGCTTCGAGCCCGGCGGGGGGGTGAGCTTCCACCACCACGAGGTCGTCGGGGCCAAGCTCACCCGGCGCCGGCTGCGGGAGCTGCGCTTCGACAAGGACACGGTCAAGGCCGTGTCCCGCCTGGTCGAGCTGCACCTGCGCTTCCACGGCTACGGCACGGGGGAGTGGACCGACTCGGCCGTGCGCCGCTACGTCACCGACGCCGGACCGCTGCTCGGCCGGCTGCACCGGCTCACCCGGGCCGACTCCACCACCCGCAACCGGCGCAAGGCGGCGCGGCTGTCCGCCAGCTACGACCACCTCGAGGAGCGGATCGCCCGGCTGCGCTCGGAGGAGGAGCTCAGGGCTCTGCGGCCCGAGCTGGACGGCAACGAGATCGGGCAGATCCTCGGGATCGCGCCCGGCCCGGTGCTGGGGAGGGCGTACAAGCACCTGCTGGCGGTGCGGCTCGACCAGGGGCCGCTCGGCCCGGAGGGGGCGCGGGAGGAGCTGCTGCGCTGGTGGGCCGAGCAACCGGAGTCGGGGGATGGGTAG